A region of Streptomyces paludis DNA encodes the following proteins:
- a CDS encoding SPFH domain-containing protein translates to MFELSVILLIAAVALYVVGRFNSQAKWRIGSVFALLGAVLAAVVSCVHVVSAYQVGVPVAFGKVGKPWGSGIHLKSPFTTVTTFSTRPVDLNLSGKEVVEVRSSQGGVMYAELTVKWAVRPDKAVELYRLAGTEQAIQERLVFPDSREIVRNVFAQHTSEEGYTSAREKINAEIGDLIKQRLAPRGIAVTAVNLRNVKPSEQLQDQIDKKIQQQQATERATEAARTATAEAERRRIEAEGIAKANKILEQSLSDKVLMNQCIDAFREAAKENPVYTVPCGSGSGTPVIVGGKN, encoded by the coding sequence ATGTTCGAGCTGTCCGTCATCCTTCTCATAGCAGCCGTCGCGCTGTACGTCGTAGGCCGGTTCAACTCCCAGGCCAAGTGGCGGATCGGGAGTGTGTTCGCACTGCTGGGGGCGGTACTGGCGGCCGTGGTGAGCTGTGTGCACGTGGTGAGCGCGTACCAGGTGGGGGTGCCGGTGGCCTTCGGGAAGGTGGGGAAGCCCTGGGGCTCGGGCATCCATCTGAAGTCGCCGTTCACCACGGTGACGACGTTCTCGACCCGCCCGGTCGACCTGAACCTCTCCGGCAAGGAGGTCGTCGAGGTGCGTTCCTCGCAGGGCGGGGTGATGTACGCGGAGCTGACCGTCAAGTGGGCGGTGAGGCCGGACAAGGCCGTGGAGCTGTACCGGCTCGCGGGGACGGAGCAGGCGATCCAGGAGCGGCTGGTGTTCCCCGACAGCCGGGAGATCGTCCGTAACGTCTTCGCCCAGCACACCAGCGAGGAGGGCTACACCTCCGCCCGCGAGAAGATCAACGCCGAGATCGGCGACCTGATCAAGCAGCGCCTCGCACCGCGCGGCATCGCCGTGACGGCCGTGAACCTGCGCAACGTCAAGCCCTCCGAGCAGCTCCAGGACCAGATCGACAAGAAGATCCAGCAGCAGCAGGCCACCGAACGCGCCACCGAAGCCGCCCGCACGGCAACGGCCGAGGCCGAGCGCCGCCGGATCGAGGCCGAGGGAATCGCGAAGGCGAACAAGATCCTGGAGCAGTCCCTCAGCGACAAGGTCCTCATGAACCAGTGCATCGACGCGTTCCGCGAGGCCGCGAAGGAGAACCCGGTCTACACGGTCCCGTGCGGCTCGGGCAGCGGCACACCGGTAATCGTCGGCGGCAAGAACTGA
- a CDS encoding DUF3696 domain-containing protein, with amino-acid sequence MPLERFSLENYRCFRERQEVELGKITVVLGRNNAGKSAVVRALPLLSAGVRGDSPHPLDSDQIQEFPPTFTDLIHGSSPHGRIRMGASFGIEGGRVVDATAEVQNIANQGIQLVSSLEISCDSEVTNLTWIPSRDAYSSEKRAYLVDGHEASVGFRGLLPDPADWPDSVGGMHGVTRRIREELDEIRYLGPFRKSPERSFRSSCRASDSVGFWGERALGMLATDEMHGRGRLAREVNVLLAGILPGWRLEVADVGSGIYVPKLRSRHDAELVVHLDDVGTGVAQFLPIVIQRAADRVDPPVKSVIEIVEEPELHLHPSAHAAIADLYVDAVRGSRVRFLVETHSENFLLRLRRRVAERKLSPEEVKVYFVEQADGSASLRKIKLDTLGNLDYWPRGIFAEDFEEVRALADAQANRIADAR; translated from the coding sequence ATGCCGTTGGAACGGTTCTCGCTGGAGAACTACCGCTGCTTTAGAGAGCGGCAGGAGGTGGAGCTTGGAAAGATCACCGTGGTGCTGGGTCGGAACAATGCTGGTAAGAGTGCGGTTGTCCGAGCCCTCCCGCTTCTCTCGGCCGGGGTCCGAGGGGATTCTCCGCACCCTCTCGACTCGGATCAGATCCAGGAATTCCCTCCAACGTTCACCGATCTGATCCATGGCTCTTCGCCTCACGGGCGAATCCGCATGGGGGCATCGTTCGGTATCGAGGGTGGCAGGGTCGTCGATGCCACCGCTGAGGTCCAGAATATCGCCAACCAGGGAATCCAGTTGGTTTCCTCGTTGGAGATCTCCTGTGACTCAGAGGTTACGAATCTCACTTGGATTCCCAGTCGCGATGCCTACTCTTCGGAGAAGCGCGCGTATCTTGTCGACGGACACGAGGCAAGCGTCGGGTTCCGTGGGCTGCTGCCCGATCCTGCAGACTGGCCAGACTCCGTCGGCGGTATGCACGGAGTCACCAGGAGGATTCGAGAGGAGCTTGACGAGATCCGGTACCTGGGGCCTTTCAGGAAGAGTCCGGAGCGCTCCTTCCGATCCTCCTGCAGAGCATCGGATAGCGTCGGCTTTTGGGGTGAGAGGGCGTTGGGCATGCTCGCCACGGATGAGATGCACGGGCGTGGCCGGCTCGCCCGCGAGGTCAATGTCCTGCTGGCAGGAATCCTGCCCGGGTGGCGCCTCGAAGTCGCCGATGTCGGCTCGGGAATTTACGTTCCCAAGCTGCGTTCCCGGCATGATGCTGAACTCGTCGTCCACCTCGATGATGTAGGCACCGGTGTGGCCCAGTTCCTCCCGATCGTGATCCAACGGGCTGCGGACCGGGTGGATCCGCCCGTGAAGTCCGTGATCGAAATCGTGGAGGAGCCCGAGCTTCACCTCCATCCGTCCGCGCATGCCGCGATCGCCGATCTCTATGTTGACGCCGTTCGGGGGTCACGGGTGCGATTCCTAGTGGAAACGCACAGTGAGAACTTCCTCCTCAGGCTGCGTCGGCGGGTTGCGGAGCGGAAGCTAAGCCCGGAGGAAGTGAAAGTCTACTTTGTTGAACAAGCCGATGGATCCGCTTCCTTGCGAAAGATCAAACTAGACACTCTCGGCAACCTCGACTACTGGCCTAGGGGAATCTTCGCAGAGGACTTCGAAGAGGTCCGCGCCCTCGCAGACGCGCAGGCTAATCGGATCGCTGATGCGCGTTGA
- a CDS encoding DUF262 domain-containing protein: MGGVEAFKDISVVPEAYFLEQLLERIARGELRVPKFQRPFLWRPEQMLQLFDSLERGYPIGSFLVWETALPLESLDSIGGISIPSPPEGVKVAYVLDGHQRLSTLFGSLYRSVDAPRSTRQEDWMWWVYRSLARSDHEGVRYLHWKSGEPAPTDYLPMRAVLRTLDFLECVRKMSDATGSREEADRLIAESERIARRVKNYRVPVVRMEGGDLHQSIEVFSRLNSGGQEMRPDHMVSALTYKVTGPETLSDKMEEIKGRVAASGFGEIPIMTIFQTILALSGEEDVQWGSSWETMAGRVPGHLMTAVKDTERSLQEVVAFLQGEVGVPIGRLVPYNIQIMLLAVFFHFSDEVEAEQRARLRNWFWTTSLAGTFAGVAAAQVRRLIQQMRDFAQGESGLSCPSERARAFPDRFDLRSARVRAYLLWDLQEFPERKNFDGSTVNVLEQLATAHGETYRHIITQSGVPGASSPANRIVMTTPPGMSIRQALIRLAEEGRANVLDSHGVSLTSIEHLKAHNHTAFIFARQHDLAARERQFIESLGIESADREVGEADIDTE; the protein is encoded by the coding sequence ATGGGAGGTGTCGAGGCGTTCAAGGATATCTCCGTGGTTCCGGAGGCCTACTTTCTGGAGCAATTGCTGGAGCGGATTGCGCGGGGAGAGTTGCGTGTGCCAAAATTCCAGCGCCCGTTCTTGTGGCGTCCCGAACAGATGCTGCAACTATTTGATAGTCTGGAGCGCGGTTACCCGATAGGGAGCTTCCTCGTCTGGGAGACGGCTCTGCCGCTTGAAAGCCTTGATAGTATCGGCGGAATCAGCATTCCTTCGCCACCGGAGGGAGTGAAAGTCGCCTACGTGTTGGACGGGCACCAGCGGCTCTCGACGCTCTTTGGGTCCCTCTACCGATCGGTCGACGCCCCACGGTCCACCCGGCAGGAGGACTGGATGTGGTGGGTCTACCGGTCGCTTGCCCGATCGGATCACGAAGGGGTGCGCTACCTGCATTGGAAGAGTGGCGAGCCGGCTCCCACTGACTACCTACCTATGAGAGCCGTGCTGAGGACTCTGGACTTCCTCGAATGCGTGCGGAAGATGTCCGATGCTACTGGCTCTCGGGAGGAGGCCGACCGCCTTATCGCGGAGAGTGAGCGCATCGCCAGGCGCGTGAAGAACTACAGGGTCCCCGTGGTGCGCATGGAGGGTGGCGATCTACACCAGTCCATCGAGGTCTTCTCCAGACTCAACAGCGGTGGCCAGGAGATGAGGCCCGATCACATGGTCTCCGCCCTGACCTACAAAGTCACGGGACCGGAGACTCTCAGCGACAAGATGGAGGAAATCAAGGGGCGGGTCGCTGCCTCGGGCTTCGGCGAAATCCCAATCATGACGATCTTCCAGACCATCCTCGCGCTCTCTGGCGAGGAGGACGTGCAGTGGGGGTCTTCCTGGGAAACGATGGCCGGCAGGGTCCCAGGCCATCTTATGACCGCCGTGAAGGACACTGAGCGGAGCTTGCAAGAGGTGGTCGCGTTTCTGCAAGGCGAGGTCGGGGTTCCGATAGGCCGCCTAGTCCCCTACAACATCCAGATCATGTTGCTCGCTGTCTTCTTCCACTTCTCCGACGAGGTGGAAGCGGAGCAACGAGCCAGACTCCGGAACTGGTTCTGGACCACGTCGCTGGCAGGTACCTTCGCCGGAGTTGCGGCCGCTCAGGTTCGGAGATTGATCCAGCAGATGAGGGACTTCGCGCAGGGAGAGAGCGGGCTCAGCTGTCCGAGTGAGCGGGCCCGTGCCTTCCCCGACCGCTTCGACCTGCGCAGTGCGCGGGTACGTGCCTACCTCCTCTGGGATCTGCAGGAGTTCCCGGAACGGAAGAACTTCGATGGCAGCACCGTAAACGTGCTGGAGCAGCTAGCGACAGCACACGGAGAGACCTATCGACACATCATCACCCAGAGTGGAGTTCCGGGGGCATCCAGCCCAGCCAACCGGATCGTCATGACAACGCCGCCAGGCATGTCAATCCGGCAGGCGCTCATTCGGCTTGCGGAAGAGGGGAGGGCCAATGTCCTGGATTCACACGGGGTCAGCCTAACGTCCATTGAGCACCTCAAGGCCCACAACCACACCGCATTCATCTTCGCGCGTCAACACGATCTGGCCGCGCGGGAGAGACAGTTCATCGAGAGCCTGGGCATTGAGTCGGCAGATAGGGAGGTAGGAGAGGCCGACATCGACACCGAATGA
- a CDS encoding protein kinase domain-containing protein translates to MVRGRGRGERRDYALDPARWKHGGQADIFLATHKTTRTRVVYKRRTSSLDDPIARMKREIEISQVLEGHAHFMPILDANANEDWIVMPIAEATAAERQNELRNPQRILGLVNSLIDVLSTAHQHDWLHRDITPYNVLLLDGRWMLADWGLVRRPRGQTTKPDRTRSSIGTEGFAAPELSTSPHNASPASDIYSIGRLVAWALTGERPRPNVPLYPGPEWGAWRTVVRQTTEQEPQNRPQTVQSLLALINSQLAGPSVSLESRVRTLLVGAKEGEGDAVRDVIGLAVEHPRHYDLHLQSLTALPPAPAVQHFISSPARAATVLGSLANLVNGDGSRRVQFGEANLTALWLQQIVAEAAALEAWDLLDESVRCMLIWDGAWDQWKAQNQIAPWLRQLSGHAAQIAADALQAHPSSARHFGRLLQDDAIHRAIHHAIQEAIDRSRF, encoded by the coding sequence ATCGTCCGTGGCCGCGGCCGCGGCGAACGCAGGGACTATGCACTCGACCCTGCCCGCTGGAAGCACGGTGGCCAGGCGGACATCTTCCTGGCCACCCACAAGACAACACGGACTCGCGTCGTGTACAAGCGCCGCACCTCGTCATTGGATGACCCGATTGCGCGGATGAAGCGCGAGATCGAGATATCGCAGGTCCTCGAAGGCCACGCCCACTTCATGCCGATCCTCGACGCCAACGCCAACGAGGACTGGATCGTCATGCCCATCGCCGAAGCCACTGCTGCAGAACGCCAGAACGAGTTGCGGAACCCTCAGCGCATCCTTGGCCTGGTCAACAGCCTCATCGACGTGCTGTCAACGGCACACCAGCATGACTGGCTTCACCGTGACATCACGCCCTACAACGTGCTGCTACTCGACGGTCGCTGGATGCTCGCCGACTGGGGCCTCGTGCGACGCCCCCGTGGCCAGACCACAAAGCCCGACCGCACCCGCTCCTCCATCGGCACCGAGGGCTTCGCCGCGCCCGAACTCTCAACCTCACCGCATAACGCATCCCCGGCGAGTGACATCTACAGCATCGGCCGCTTGGTCGCCTGGGCATTGACCGGCGAGCGACCCCGACCTAACGTCCCGCTGTATCCAGGTCCAGAATGGGGAGCCTGGCGCACCGTTGTCCGACAAACTACCGAGCAGGAGCCCCAGAATCGTCCGCAGACCGTTCAGAGCCTCTTGGCTTTGATAAACAGTCAGCTTGCCGGTCCTTCAGTTTCGTTGGAAAGCCGTGTCCGTACCCTGCTCGTGGGCGCGAAGGAAGGAGAAGGAGACGCCGTCCGGGACGTGATCGGTTTGGCCGTCGAACACCCCCGACATTACGACCTGCATCTCCAAAGCCTTACCGCCCTCCCACCTGCGCCCGCAGTCCAGCACTTCATAAGCAGCCCCGCTCGTGCCGCAACCGTCCTTGGCTCACTCGCCAATCTGGTCAACGGGGATGGGAGCAGACGCGTCCAATTCGGCGAAGCCAACCTGACCGCCCTCTGGCTTCAGCAGATCGTGGCGGAGGCGGCAGCGCTCGAAGCATGGGACCTTCTCGACGAGTCCGTCCGCTGCATGCTGATCTGGGACGGAGCCTGGGACCAGTGGAAGGCACAGAACCAGATCGCCCCGTGGCTACGGCAGCTCTCTGGACACGCAGCCCAAATAGCGGCAGACGCACTCCAAGCGCACCCCAGCTCCGCCAGGCATTTCGGTCGACTCCTCCAAGACGACGCTATCCACAGGGCTATTCATCACGCAATCCAGGAGGCCATAGACCGCAGTCGCTTTTGA
- a CDS encoding AbiJ-related protein produces the protein MDDASEGERILAQTASLFAASGDLGTLDLLRAVQRVDFEQTDDGFVTESNWHDYYWAAVFYVEEIDRPAFTTDVLTHVQPTLTEVCKQNSRSAVDRIVVRPVLPEPAADWRQALVPAATRATGVAENRITEVTRRRIIDMLKLSGLSWYGALTDAEFLERIYDLGKLPSTDSRFETAEGDIYQHRFNNDDWQEDWIFTDIRFDLLRGSDDTFLRFLAEMVHPVVRPDTKEVEHLLEFFNEALGRDSYSIAAVDRISGFPIYAGRRIPVASPASLTARDR, from the coding sequence TTGGACGACGCCAGCGAGGGCGAACGGATCTTGGCTCAAACCGCTTCGCTGTTCGCTGCCAGCGGCGATCTGGGCACTCTCGATCTGCTGCGCGCTGTGCAGCGCGTGGACTTCGAGCAGACCGACGACGGTTTCGTGACTGAGAGCAACTGGCATGACTACTACTGGGCAGCCGTGTTCTACGTCGAGGAGATCGATCGACCAGCGTTCACAACTGATGTGCTGACTCATGTCCAGCCCACGCTGACCGAGGTGTGCAAGCAAAACAGTCGTAGCGCTGTCGACCGGATCGTGGTCCGGCCAGTGCTGCCCGAACCAGCGGCTGATTGGCGTCAAGCTCTCGTCCCCGCCGCTACTCGAGCGACCGGTGTCGCTGAGAACCGGATCACAGAGGTCACGCGGCGTCGAATCATCGACATGCTGAAGCTGAGCGGCTTGAGCTGGTACGGCGCTCTGACTGACGCCGAATTCCTTGAGCGCATCTATGACCTGGGCAAACTACCGAGCACTGATAGTCGGTTCGAGACGGCCGAGGGGGACATTTACCAGCACCGGTTCAATAACGATGACTGGCAGGAGGACTGGATCTTCACCGATATTCGGTTCGACCTGCTGCGCGGCAGCGACGATACCTTCCTGCGCTTCCTTGCCGAGATGGTCCACCCTGTCGTGCGTCCGGACACGAAGGAGGTGGAACACCTGTTGGAGTTCTTTAACGAGGCCCTGGGGCGCGACAGCTACTCCATCGCTGCGGTCGACCGCATCAGCGGATTCCCCATCTACGCCGGCCGCCGCATCCCCGTCGCGTCCCCAGCGTCGCTCACCGCACGGGACAGGTAA
- a CDS encoding Uma2 family endonuclease, with amino-acid sequence MTAEMVAPAWMHTQISAEQYDSWSEEQCAGIEIVDGMVVVSPSASKRHNRLARILANALDAAAGPDWNADTDFDVRLQDVPLTNRRPDVVVYRAETIDLTPTRPEHVLLVVEVVSPGSETTDRIVKVDQYAKAGIPFYWRIEQAATGVPIVYTYVLDPATKAYRDGEMFTGTVKATAPFPVTVDLGVL; translated from the coding sequence ATGACCGCCGAGATGGTGGCGCCCGCGTGGATGCACACGCAGATCAGCGCGGAGCAGTACGACTCCTGGTCCGAGGAGCAGTGCGCCGGCATCGAGATCGTGGACGGGATGGTCGTCGTGAGCCCGAGCGCCTCCAAGCGCCACAACCGGCTGGCCCGCATCCTGGCCAACGCCCTGGACGCCGCCGCGGGCCCGGACTGGAACGCGGACACGGACTTCGACGTCCGTCTACAGGACGTTCCCCTCACCAATCGCCGCCCTGACGTCGTCGTCTACCGGGCAGAAACCATCGACCTCACGCCCACCCGACCCGAGCACGTGCTCCTGGTCGTCGAGGTGGTGTCGCCCGGCTCGGAGACCACAGACCGGATCGTAAAGGTGGACCAGTACGCCAAGGCTGGCATCCCCTTCTACTGGCGCATTGAACAGGCCGCCACCGGTGTCCCAATCGTGTACACCTACGTCCTCGACCCCGCCACCAAGGCCTACCGGGACGGCGAGATGTTCACCGGCACGGTGAAGGCCACCGCACCATTCCCTGTCACGGTCGATCTTGGGGTCCTGTAA
- a CDS encoding thioredoxin domain-containing protein, translated as MNRLADVTSPYLLQHAANPVDWWPWGPEAFEEAKRRDVPVLLSVGYSACHWCHVMAHESFEDVTTAKYLNAHFVSVKVDREERPDVDAVYMEAVQAATGQGGWPMTVFLTPDAEPFYFGTYFPPAPRAGMASFPQVLEGVSAAWTDRREEVAEVGARIVRELAGRSLAHGGDGVPGEEEVSQALLGLTREYDAQHGGFGGAPKFPPSMVVEFLLRHHARTGSEGALQMAAHTCEAMARGGIYDQLGGGFARYAVDREWVVPHFEKMLYDNALLCRVYAHLWRATGSDLARRVAVETADFLVRELRTPEGGFASALDADSDDGTGSGKHAEGAYYVWTPEQLRAVLGEADAEFAERYYGVTADGTFEAGASVLQLPVGERLVDAERVESVRTRLLAAREERARPGRDDKVVAAWNGLAIAALAETGAYFDRPDLIERATEAADLLVRVHLDDAARLARTSKDGRVGANAGVLEDYGDVAEGFLALASVTGEGVWLEFAGFLLDIVLDKFVAESGGTLFDTADDAEQLIRRPQDPMDNATPSGWTAAAGALLSYAAHTGSAAHRDAAEGALGVVKALGPRAPRFIGWGLAVAEARLDGPREIAVVGPAGDGTRAALHLAALLGTRPGAVVAVGEPDGTAGGPSGGAGGAPEFPLLADRPLVAGKAAAYVCRRFVCSAPTTEVSELRAELGVFE; from the coding sequence ATGAACCGGCTAGCTGATGTGACCTCGCCTTATCTGCTTCAGCACGCTGCCAATCCGGTCGACTGGTGGCCGTGGGGACCCGAGGCGTTCGAGGAAGCGAAGCGGCGTGATGTACCCGTTCTGCTGTCGGTCGGCTACTCCGCGTGTCACTGGTGCCATGTGATGGCACACGAGAGCTTCGAGGACGTCACCACCGCGAAGTACCTGAACGCGCACTTCGTCAGCGTCAAGGTGGACCGTGAGGAGCGGCCCGATGTGGATGCGGTGTATATGGAGGCCGTGCAGGCGGCTACTGGGCAGGGTGGGTGGCCTATGACGGTGTTTTTGACGCCGGATGCGGAGCCCTTCTACTTCGGTACGTACTTTCCGCCCGCGCCCCGTGCAGGTATGGCGTCGTTTCCGCAGGTGCTGGAGGGGGTCAGTGCCGCGTGGACCGATCGGCGGGAGGAGGTCGCCGAGGTGGGGGCTCGGATTGTGCGGGAGCTGGCCGGGCGGTCGCTGGCGCACGGTGGGGACGGGGTGCCGGGGGAGGAGGAGGTGTCGCAGGCGTTGCTGGGGCTGACGCGGGAGTACGACGCGCAGCACGGCGGGTTCGGCGGGGCGCCCAAGTTCCCGCCGTCGATGGTCGTCGAGTTCCTGCTGCGTCATCACGCCCGTACCGGTTCCGAGGGCGCGCTCCAGATGGCCGCGCACACCTGCGAGGCGATGGCGCGCGGTGGGATCTACGACCAGCTGGGCGGCGGCTTCGCGCGCTACGCGGTGGACCGCGAGTGGGTGGTGCCCCACTTCGAGAAGATGCTGTACGACAACGCCCTGCTGTGCCGGGTGTACGCGCACCTCTGGCGGGCCACCGGATCGGATCTCGCCCGCCGGGTCGCCGTCGAGACCGCCGACTTCCTCGTACGGGAACTCCGTACGCCCGAGGGCGGGTTCGCCTCCGCGCTCGACGCCGACAGCGACGACGGCACCGGCAGCGGGAAGCACGCGGAGGGCGCGTACTACGTCTGGACGCCGGAGCAGTTGCGCGCGGTGCTGGGGGAGGCGGACGCCGAGTTCGCCGAGCGGTACTACGGCGTGACGGCCGACGGTACGTTCGAGGCCGGCGCCTCCGTGCTGCAACTCCCCGTCGGTGAGAGGCTGGTGGACGCGGAGCGCGTCGAGTCCGTACGGACACGGCTGCTCGCCGCGCGCGAGGAGCGGGCGCGGCCCGGCCGGGACGACAAGGTCGTGGCCGCCTGGAACGGGCTCGCGATCGCCGCACTGGCCGAGACCGGCGCGTACTTCGACCGGCCCGACCTCATCGAGCGGGCCACCGAGGCCGCCGATCTGCTCGTACGGGTGCATCTGGACGACGCGGCCCGGCTGGCCCGTACGTCGAAGGACGGCCGGGTGGGCGCCAATGCCGGGGTGCTGGAGGACTACGGCGATGTCGCCGAGGGGTTCCTCGCGCTCGCGAGCGTCACCGGCGAGGGAGTGTGGCTGGAATTCGCCGGATTCTTGCTGGACATTGTGCTCGACAAGTTCGTGGCGGAGAGCGGTGGCACGCTGTTCGATACGGCCGACGACGCCGAACAGTTGATCAGGCGTCCGCAGGACCCGATGGACAACGCGACCCCCTCCGGCTGGACGGCCGCCGCCGGCGCGCTCCTCTCGTACGCCGCGCACACCGGCTCCGCCGCCCACCGCGACGCGGCCGAGGGTGCCCTCGGGGTGGTGAAGGCGCTCGGGCCGCGCGCGCCGCGCTTCATCGGCTGGGGGCTCGCGGTCGCCGAGGCGCGCCTCGACGGGCCGCGCGAGATCGCCGTCGTGGGACCGGCGGGGGACGGCACAAGAGCGGCGTTGCACCTTGCCGCGCTGCTCGGCACCCGTCCCGGCGCCGTCGTGGCTGTCGGGGAGCCGGACGGTACGGCGGGCGGCCCGTCAGGTGGTGCGGGGGGCGCACCTGAGTTCCCGCTGCTCGCGGACCGGCCGCTCGTCGCCGGCAAGGCCGCCGCGTACGTCTGCCGACGTTTCGTCTGCTCGGCACCCACCACCGAAGTAAGCGAACTAAGAGCCGAATTGGGTGTGTTCGAGTAG
- a CDS encoding glycosyltransferase: MAAFTLWWQMHAWRTPETLAATRFDPPDGGRQGSFSLLLPARHEQAVLEHTIERLLESSHSAFEIIVIVGHDDPETAAVADRAAARAPDRVRVVVDTHEAKNKPKALNTALPYCTGDVVGVFDAEDQVHPALLTHVDHAFRSTGADVVQGGVQLINFHSSWYSLRNCLEYFFWFRSRLHLHAQKGFIPLGGNTVFVRTEVLRAAGGWDQNCLAEDCDLGVRLSSVGKKVVVAYDSDMVTREETPDSLMSLLKQRTRWNQGFLQVYRKNDWRQLPTRGQRMLARYTLMTPFLQAFTGVIIPLNICVALFLDVPVTIAFISFLPLVTALVTFVFEVVGLHDFGRQYGLRVRLAHYLKLVVGGPFYQVLLAGAAIRAVWREHRGRSDWELTSHVGAHLREEVHA; encoded by the coding sequence ATGGCCGCCTTCACGCTCTGGTGGCAGATGCACGCCTGGCGTACGCCGGAGACACTGGCCGCCACCAGATTCGACCCGCCCGACGGCGGCCGGCAGGGTTCGTTCTCGCTGCTCCTGCCCGCCCGCCATGAGCAGGCGGTGCTGGAGCACACCATCGAACGGCTGCTGGAATCCAGCCACAGCGCATTCGAGATCATCGTCATCGTCGGCCACGACGACCCGGAGACCGCCGCGGTCGCCGACCGCGCCGCGGCCCGCGCCCCCGACCGGGTCCGGGTCGTCGTCGACACCCACGAGGCCAAGAACAAGCCCAAGGCGCTCAACACCGCGCTCCCGTACTGCACGGGCGATGTCGTCGGCGTCTTCGACGCGGAGGACCAGGTCCATCCCGCCCTGCTCACCCATGTCGACCACGCGTTCCGCTCCACCGGCGCCGATGTCGTCCAGGGCGGAGTGCAGCTGATCAACTTCCACTCCAGCTGGTACAGCCTGCGCAACTGCCTGGAGTACTTCTTCTGGTTCCGCAGCCGGCTCCATCTGCACGCGCAGAAAGGCTTCATCCCGCTCGGCGGCAACACCGTCTTCGTACGGACCGAGGTGCTGCGCGCGGCCGGCGGCTGGGACCAGAACTGCCTGGCCGAGGACTGCGATCTGGGCGTACGGCTCTCCAGCGTCGGCAAGAAGGTCGTTGTCGCGTACGACTCCGACATGGTGACCCGCGAGGAGACCCCCGACTCGCTGATGTCGCTGCTCAAGCAGCGCACCCGGTGGAACCAGGGCTTCCTTCAGGTCTACCGCAAGAACGACTGGCGCCAACTGCCCACGCGCGGACAGCGGATGCTCGCCCGCTACACCCTGATGACCCCGTTCCTCCAGGCGTTCACCGGTGTGATCATCCCGCTGAACATCTGCGTCGCGCTCTTTCTCGACGTACCGGTGACGATCGCGTTCATCAGCTTCCTGCCGCTGGTCACCGCCCTGGTCACCTTTGTCTTCGAGGTCGTCGGGCTCCATGACTTCGGCCGGCAGTACGGACTCCGGGTCCGGCTCGCGCACTACCTCAAGCTCGTCGTCGGCGGCCCCTTCTACCAGGTGCTACTCGCCGGAGCGGCCATCCGCGCCGTGTGGCGCGAGCACCGGGGGCGCAGCGACTGGGAGCTGACCAGCCATGTCGGCGCGCATCTCCGAGAGGAAGTCCACGCGTGA